CTTCGATCTCCATGTAGAGCGCGTGCGGAATCCGTCTTCGCACCACCGCGCGGCGGACCCAGGGATGGGATTCGAGCTGCCGGCGGACGCGCTCCAGATCCACCTCGAACAAATTGACATCCGCCGAGAGCGCCGCTCGCCGGATGAGTTCCTCGGGCGAGAGGGCGCGGTAGCCGGACACCACCACCTCCCCGAGGGCGAAAAACCGGCTCGAGCGCACCCACTTGACGGCATGGCCGCTCAAAAGAAGCACCTCCACGAACACCAGCAGGCCGATGGCGCTCCGGAGCCACGCACGGGACGCGCCGCGCTGGCGTCCAGCGGTCTTTTTCCGCTTCTTCTCCGAAACCGGCGCGACCGCCTGCAGCCGGAGGCGAACGGAAGCGCTCCGATCCTTTCGTCCTTCACCCTGCCATCTCATGAAGCGCTCTCCCCGATCATTTTCAGCTCCAACCGCAGTTCGATGCCGGTCTGGGTCTTCACCTCGCCGCGCACCTCCTCGATGAGGGCCAGCACATCCGCCGCCGTCGCGCCGCCCGCGTTCACCAGAAAATTGGCGTGCACCTGGCTCACCTCGGCGCCGCCCACGCGCCGCCCCTTGAGCCCCGCCGCCTCGATGATCCGGCCCGCATGATCCCCGGGCGGATTCCGGAAGATGGAGCCCGCGCAGGGCACTCCGGAGGGCTGCCGATCCTTCCGGTACTCGGCATTCCTCTGAACAAGCGTCATCAACGACTCGGGGTCCGCGCGGCGGAGGCGGAAGCGGACGCCCACGACAATGCCCGGCTCGGGGAGCCGTGCTTCGCGGTAGGCGAACGCCAGCGCCCCGGCCGGGAGGCGCTCCGCCTCGCCCGCCCGCAGGCGGATCCAGCGGATGCTCTCGACCGACTCGCCCATGTAGCGCTCCGAGGTGCCCGCGTTCATGGCGAGCGCGCCGCCGATCGTTCCCGGAACACCGATTAGCGCTTCCAGTCCGGAGAGCCATCTTTCGGCCGCGAAACGGGCCAGCTGCGGACTCTTCACCCCGGCCTCGGCCTCGAGAAGAATGACACCCTCTTCCTCGGGCGAGAGGGTAAACTCCCGA
The window above is part of the bacterium genome. Proteins encoded here:
- the murB gene encoding UDP-N-acetylmuramate dehydrogenase; translated protein: MNMGTHGGTEVTPLEEKFIGLACEIRFCAPLSEFNTFQIGGPADAIALPRNERELVEVLEVCRAEEIPITLLGAGANTLVLDGGVRGMVISLARGFREFTLSPEEEGVILLEAEAGVKSPQLARFAAERWLSGLEALIGVPGTIGGALAMNAGTSERYMGESVESIRWIRLRAGEAERLPAGALAFAYREARLPEPGIVVGVRFRLRRADPESLMTLVQRNAEYRKDRQPSGVPCAGSIFRNPPGDHAGRIIEAAGLKGRRVGGAEVSQVHANFLVNAGGATAADVLALIEEVRGEVKTQTGIELRLELKMIGESAS